Part of the Wolbachia endosymbiont of Ctenocephalides felis wCfeJ genome, ATATACTCCCAACTCCGACCATCAAAATTAATGTATTTAGTATATACTCAGGAAAAAGCGTACTGATAACCCATCCAGAGTTCGTTGATTCTGTAAACAGGATCGATATTAATGACAATATGGGACAGATAAATAATATACTTACCAAAAATAAGAATATATTTTTAAATATTCTTAAAAACATTAAATTAAATCCACACTTAATATTAAAATGTTATATGCAAAAGCTGAAGATATCTAGAGCTGATCTGTTGAATGTCTTTATAATTTTATGTACTATATTTTAAGTTGATAAGTTAATAATTATGAGCTTCGTCATCGCAACTTTCTATCACTTGGTAGAACTTGCTAATTACTATGACATGAAGGACGCAATTAAAACTGCATGCGACAACGTCGAATTAAGGGGTACTATACTGCTTGCAGAAGAGGGCATTAATGCAACTATATCTGGCAGAAGAAACGCAATTGATGAAATATTTGACTTTCTACGCTCTGATTGCAGGCTAAAAAATCTTACCTGGAAAGAGAGTGCAGCAGGATATCAACCATTTAGCAAAATGAAAGTTAGGTTAAAAAGAGAAATTGTAAATCTTGGTGTAAGCAACCTTGATCTTTCCCTTAGAGGTCAATATGTAGATCCAGAGCATTGGGATAACTTTATCTCTCAACCTGATGTTTTAGTAATAGATACACGAAATGAGTATGAAGTGAAATTAGGCAAGTTTAAGAATGCAATTAATCCACACACTCAGTGCTTTCGTGAATTTCCTCAGTGGGCAAAGTCTTTCTCTGGGAGCAAAAATCTGAAGGTAGCTATGTATTGTACTGGTGGCATTAGATGTGAAAAATCTACAGCATATATGAAAAGCCTTGGATTTAACAATGTCTACCATCTTAAAGGTGGTATTCTTTCTTACCTTGAAAGAACTCATAATAAAAATAATAACTGGGAAGGTGAGTGTTTTGTTTTCGATGACAGAATTGCTGTCAATAACTCACTTGCCCCAAGTAATCAAATAGAATGTATATTCTGCTCAAATCAAGTCTCAACCGATGAGCTCAAATCAGTCCCGCGCGGCCAGGTTGTTTGTTCTGGCTGTAAGCCTTGAAGCATTGGAAAAAAGTTTATGCGCTAGGATATTCTTATTTTTCACAATCTCTTCTACTTAACAAGTTCCAAGCTAGGTAAGTTACATTCCAAAAAGCATCTACTTGTACTACCAACCTGAGGTATAGTAAAATTTCAATCGCAAATAACTGAGAAAGGAGCTAGAAGACAACTGACCACAATACTAGAAAGGCACCTAGCTGGCAAGCTTTTGAATAAATCAATTACTTCCTTATTCTTAGCAAAATAAAGCGGTTTTTTATCATTATTGTCTTTTATATTAGTTTGAGCTCCTGCTTCGAGAAGAAGTTCAACCATATCAGTATTATTGAAATAAGAAGCATAGTGCAATGCAGTCCTCCCCAGATTGTCTTGGGCATCAATGTCTGCTCCTGCTCTGAGAAGAAGTTCAACCATATCAGTATCATTGAAATAAGCAGCATAATGTAAAGCAGTTCTTTCCATATTATCTTTGGCATTAATGTCTGTATGCTTGCCCATTAGACGCTCATGGCCTACTGGTTCAACTTCATCATTACAGTACTCCCTTAAAATTTTATATAAATCATAACCTCTGGTACCATTTAACATAATTTTACCTCCATATACACTAATGATTAACAAGTATTTTTATAAAGCTCAACATATTGCATTTACAGAAGAGTTGCAAGATATCTTTTAAGACCTGAACTATGGATTAACTTGATGCAAACTTCTGAAATTCTGAGTTTTTTCTGCATTAATTTTAATAGCATAAAATCATTTTTACTTCGGATATTTGTAAGTTGCTGATATTCAATACTTTTCAACCAGCAATTGATATTAGCAAACTTTCTGTTATGTATGGATTATTGATCGTATAACTTGCTGACTTTCTATTCCTTTTTTTGATATTATACCAAATTTCTAATCCATAGTTGGGGTTTTAAGCATTTATTTTTTATTCTTAATTAACTCTAAAGCTTTTTTCAAATCCATACTTTCAATATCTGCATTTTTGCCTAAGGCAACATTTGTTTTACCGCATTTTATATAGAATCCATACTTACCGTTGCAGATGAAAACTTCTTTTCCTTTTTCATTAAAACCGAGGGACTTTAGCTCTTTACGTGGACTGCTTGCAATAATTTGCGCAGCTTCATCTAATTGTGTTTCCAATACTTCCTTAGAACTCTTCTTAAGGGAAAAGTATCTACCATCATAGAAAATATAGTACCCAAATCTTCCAAGGCCTATTTTTACTTCCTTCCCGGTTTCTGGGTGTTCTCCGATCACTTTCGGTAAGGAAAGTAACTGAGTAGCGGTATTCAGATCAATATCATTAACATTTATATCTTTTGGTATGGAAACCGTTTTTT contains:
- a CDS encoding ankyrin repeat domain-containing protein — encoded protein: MLNGTRGYDLYKILREYCNDEVEPVGHERLMGKHTDINAKDNMERTALHYAAYFNDTDMVELLLRAGADIDAQDNLGRTALHYASYFNNTDMVELLLEAGAQTNIKDNNDKKPLYFAKNKEVIDLFKSLPARCLSSIVVSCLLAPFSVICD
- a CDS encoding rhodanese-related sulfurtransferase, yielding MSFVIATFYHLVELANYYDMKDAIKTACDNVELRGTILLAEEGINATISGRRNAIDEIFDFLRSDCRLKNLTWKESAAGYQPFSKMKVRLKREIVNLGVSNLDLSLRGQYVDPEHWDNFISQPDVLVIDTRNEYEVKLGKFKNAINPHTQCFREFPQWAKSFSGSKNLKVAMYCTGGIRCEKSTAYMKSLGFNNVYHLKGGILSYLERTHNKNNNWEGECFVFDDRIAVNNSLAPSNQIECIFCSNQVSTDELKSVPRGQVVCSGCKP